In the genome of Toxoplasma gondii ME49 chromosome Ia, whole genome shotgun sequence, the window TGAACTGTGCCGCTTCCATGTattcttttcgcttcttaTTGCTCCAGTCATAGATGGATAGGattagatatatatagatggAGATAGATAAAGATCGATAAAGACAGGCGCGTGGAGAAATATGGATTTCTATAGCTCCGCTGAGGCATTCGCAGCAAGCAGGTTTTCGCGTCGCGTGCTCACGCGTCAGTGGTGTAGAGCGTGAAGATCTTTCATTCCAGGTTCTGGACAAATAAAATGACTCGTTTCCTGGATTGAAGCTCTGTTGCGTGTGTTATGACCCCCCACGGCGGTTTGCTTGACAGGGCGGGGAGTGACCGTGTATCTGTTTTTGAGAAccagttttttcttcttcgtagAAGCGTTTGGGGGCCGGTGTCTGATAGGAAGAACTATTTgactgcgtttttctgtgaaaGCTTTCTCACGGCAAAGTGAACAGACTTGGGGGGTTTCCTGTGGATATGACGAAGCATATTGTCGAGAGTGAAGTCTTGATGACTTTGCGTTGTTGAGAAACTGTACCTCGAAGACACGGCGAAGCCAGCCGTGAAAAAGGGAGGCCTTCCACGGTTTCGCCCTCGTGCTCTTCTCCACTGGTTCTCTGTCTGTGGTTCCGCATCTGTGCGTGATTTGTGTCTTCTGCCGGACTTACGTTTTCCGCGTTGATTTGTgtgcttcgttttttctggtccgttttctctcattTGGGGCATGTCTGTTGTGCGTCACTTTTCCTGTTTTGTCACTTTTTCTTGTGCAATTCTCTGACTGGGGTTCTCCAGAGTCGTACGTGCAAGTGTACCAGCGCCAGGACGTCGCTCCAGACGGTTCGATTGACCGGTGCGTGGTGGAGGCTGCGCTCCAGGaactgcagaagagagaagcgaagagcgcCGCGGtggacgacgacgacgacaTTTTTGCGGCAGAttcagaaaacgaagacgaagaagaaggcccAGACGCAGAGGGTCCTAAGCAGGAAGTCGAGACGAAGCTGGAGCTGGGCGATTGAAAGTCGGGGATTCGCCTGTGTGTGAGGCTGTTGCTGGAAACGCTTCTCAGGAATCGTCTTCGTTCCTGCGTGAGCGAGATTCGAGCTCCAGTGTTTTGTTGGCGGAAGGGTACTGCATGCGCAGTGTCTTACACCGTTCTCGTTCTTGGGAGGTAATCGCGGACGAAGCCTCGGCGTTCGCGCGCGACCGAGACGGGGTGTCGGGTACGGAGCAAGAAACGGACTTGTCGCAGAATggcaaagagaggaaaacgcacgGCTTGCAGGCTTGACACAGTAGACGTCTCGGTTGCTTCACGCGAAGCCTCTGTGGGTCGGCATGTGTGCCGATTTTCTCACTCCGCACACAACTGCTGACGATTCGACACAGCGCATACACCCTAAATAACGGCAGAAGACGATCAGCTCTCTTATTCTTCATTCGGACAGTTTTtgctctctttcgctgcttcttccacgACACCCAGATTGTTTTTAATGACACGACGACTTCCAGGCGAACAGGGAAACCAGTCGGATGCACAAGTCCAGCGTTTTGAGCTGTTGTTTGAGCAGTGTAGTCGGGTGGCGAGTTCCACGAAGAAAGCAGTTCGCACCGTGACGTTCCCTCTGTGCACGTACGGTCAAGGGTAAACGGCTCTGCAGGTCGGACGCGACCGCGCGAGAGGCGTGAGAGCTACCTTCTGGGATGTGTGACCTCAGTAGCTACTCAGAAGGAAAAAGTGATAGCGACTTCGTTTTGAGCATTTCTCGACTCGAAAGCACCCCGAGAGGGACCACTGTCAAAGGACCTGGGGGAAGGCTGTCGATATGCGTAGGGCATTCACGCTTTGGGATCCTGAAGCGATAAATCCGAATCCATGCATTGATAATAGGATTAACACAGTTCGAGTCAGGAAAACAACACATCATTTGCTTAAATAAAGCGAAGAACCTGTATTCACATGGAATAACCTCTGCGTACCTCTGCGTAGCACCCCATGTTTACACAtccacacacaaacatatatatatatatatatatatatatatatattggtcAGTGGTCTTTTTTCATCGGATGCATTCGGCCGGTGAGTCAGTCGTACAGGGAGGTTTTGGGGGGgggcgcagagagaacgaaatcTGCATTCAAGGGCGAGCCTTTGGAAAAAGCAACTCtgccgcagaagaagccaCGCTGCACAAGCACGTCCACTATGAGGGCGTCTGCAGAACGCAGTCTCTGGTTTTGTGCACGCAAACTGGACGGACATATTCTCTTTCAGGGTTTCGTTCATGTTGTTGATGTGTATTTCGAGAACACGGCTTTGTCTTCTAGTAGTGACAGTCGATGTGGTCATTGCATGCTTATCTCTACTGGCAGACGTTCTACCTGTGCGACGTCGGTGCTGTCAACGCAGCGTTAAGGTCGTGTTCCACGAGAATTTAACGATGTGCCAAGGTGCGTCTGAGAGCTGCCCGATCTTCACTGGTATACTGAAGTCGCTTGCAGGGAGTGCTCCCGAGATCACTCAAGGTCATGCTGTATCCCTAGAAAGTCAGGACTCGTACACACACTCGCCTCACTTCTCAACGGAAACTGATATGTGAGGCATCGCCCCACTCAGGATTTCGCCGCTGCGCGGATCCTGAGACACCGGCAACACTGTTTCCCGTGACTTCGAGAGTGCACGCTTGCGTCACTGGACTATGTCTGCGGTGTGAAGTGTGTGACTCTGAGTCTCGGCTCACGCACATGAGAACCGGATCTTCTCTGTCAGAGGCACCACATCTGTTGTGAGTCACTGTGTTTTTCTCAATTCATGCTGAAGTAGTTACTCGCCTTCAGAGGCAGTGCTAGTGTCTTCTGTGGTAGAGGAGGTACCTGTGTTTCTCCGCTTCAAAGCAGCCCCCGCATGTAGCGTCGTGGACGACAGGCTTCGCGCGAATGGCGACCCAGAGACTGAAGTCCGACGGCACAGCCACCTGCAGCTGCGCAGACGTTTACACACTCATGGCTCTTCCTCCAACAGAAAGTCGCTTTACAACACGGTTTTGACTCGAAATTCTGGTCACTTTACTGTGGCACCCGTGACAAGGAAGGGTGCTCCCTGGATGGCAAACCGGGAGTCGATCGGGACAGTGGAAAAACTCTTTTGCGCCTCCTGCATGGTCTCATGAACGAAGAGTCGCTGGTTAGCTTCCTTCCGATGCTACACATaaacaaacatatatatatatgtatatgtatatatatatatatatgcatcgGGATGCGTGTGTATAGGTACAGTGGTGCACGCACGTATTTGCATGCTTGTGGAGCTCTCCGCTCTGATTTGTCCGTGAGCCCGACTCTCCGCAGGACTCTAGTGTCTCGACAGGTTAAGGTACTACTTGCTGAGATTCATGAAGTGAATCTGCTCTCGTCAACACAGGTAGATAGACCCGACGCCTCTGCACAGACGAGCAGCAGGAGGGAGACCACCCGAGTAGAGATGTACCCATACGAATAGACAAAGATGCAATTGCACTGATGCTCCTGTGTTTGTGTATAGCATTTGCTTTGGTCGTGCTGGGCGTGTGCTTCTCTGGAAGAGAAAAGTGTGAGACGTTTGCAAGAGTTCTCTGCTAGCGATGACGCCGTATCCTCGACTGCCCATGCCGATGGATGGCCTCTCCTGTTGTGCATGCCATGCATTCTTGCAGCGACACTAGGGATTCCATTCCACAAGAATGTACAGACGCTTTTTAGTGCAGGCTTGCTTTCGGAGATTCGACGCTTTTCACGGCCATCATATCAAGAGCATCAAGTGCAGCTGTATGATGCGTATAGCTGAAGAACCTGTGCAGGTGTACGGAGCGTAGCCACAAACCTACAGGCCCGGGGATAAGCAGTCAGATCCTCTCAGGAGTTCTGCTCCTCGGACTGTGCCATCACCTCCGTGGCGGCATTTGTCTAGGAATAGAACGGGAGCGACTTCTTTCCGCAGTCTTGCGCTTGCTGCGAGGGCTTTGTGCTGTTCGTCAGGCGTGCGTGGCTATGCGCCATTGGATCCGATTCCTTTGTTTTCCCAGATACTAGGAGAGCTGCTATCCAGCTCTCCtagtttttctttctgtctcgtaTCCAACGAAAACTTCAACAAAATCCGACTTTTCACCGCCCAGGTAGCTGCCTCCATGTGTGCAAAGGCGGCCGCCGCGTCGCGGTACGCTCGAAAGCGGTTTGTCTGTGTCGCATGCATCGATTCAACCGTGGAAAACTCGTGAAACGCTCTTTAGAAACTGACGgtcttttccgtttttctgctgCAGGTGTGCCGCTTTTTTTGCCACAGACCTCTCGCACAGAGAGGCGGGCTCCGAGGGTGGCGAGGCTGTTTCCAGTACAGCgattgtgacgaagaccGCCCTACGCTGCTCACAAGAAGCGCTTTCTACTCGTCATTCATTCCTCTGACCACGGGTCTGAAGTTCCATTTTTCTCACCTCCAAGACCGCCTGCGTGtttctcagtctctctcgtGGATGTAACGCTTCGCGCATCTGTCGACTTCGCCTTTTTGGGGATTTCGGCAGtcgtcgttcttccttcgtctctctaaCCGCATTTTTTCCTCTGAGATGCTCGATGTCCAGAGAAGAATGCATCCCCTCCCTGCTGCCGCGTTGCGAACTCGATGTAGAACGCCGCTGGCAGGTGGCAGAGGGAACTGTGGAGATCGTTCGAGggacggaggcgaggaacTCGGAGAAGCGCGTCGATCGTGTTTGAAGCAATTCTGAAAGCCTGTCTTGCGAAACAATGCTTGCGACCGACCCCCGGCGTCGATCCCGACGTCGGAACAAGAGGGATTTTCTCCAAATCCCTTCCACCTGAAAGATTTTCGTTAGGGGGGACTCGCTGGCGGTTTGAGTCTTtgctgttctttctctggcCTGGAcaagtctctcttctcagcaccttgtttctttctccaaaTCTGCATGTCGCTGTCCGGGACTCTGTGCACTGgatttttttcctctctttttccccgGGGTTTCCGGATCTCAGGGTCCTCTGTAGCAGGCGCATTTTcactctcttttctcgcagtCTAGACCGAAAGCGAAGCACTGCAGCCCCGCAGTGTGTTCCTTTCGAACTCCCCTTTGAATTCGTTTTCTCGGTAAAAGTACCTTCGGTCTGTCGAAGCGAAGCCCCTCTGCAAAACGACcaccgtcttcttttctgtcggaCGAGGACCGCTCGGGATGCAGCGGCGTAATAGGGAAGAGGAATTCTTTTCCAAAGAACTCGACACCTTGTCACAGCATCTGCTTCCTCAGACAGCCCACGGCATCCGACGCTTCATCTCTTTTTGCCGCCATCCCTCAGAGCGCGACAGAAGTCGCCTCCTCCTGGCTCAGGTCGAACTCCAAAACGGTTCCGTTGGACATTTCTGCCCTGTGGTGGACCCAGTTGCCATGGCGTCCGGGTGCCCAGTCCCTCCAAACGCACACGAGCCTATGTGGTAGTTGTATATTATATTTGTTCGTGCtctgtatacatatatgtcgtacgatacatatatgtatatatatatatacttatttacatatatgtaaGACGTCTCTATAGGATATATGTGTgttgtatatatgtacaagCATATACGTGTATAGAGCATCCATGCGTATTCGAGAGCGACCGCCGCAGTGCATCCGGTTTGACTCGTTCCCGGGGAGGGCGCGAGATGCGGGGGCAGAAGAGCGGACGGCGACActcgacttccttctctgaGAGGACAAGCTCGGAAAACAGAAAATTTTTTACAGACTTCTCAGCATGTCCGCCGAGTTGTTTCCTCTCGGCGAGGCCGCCTTGCCGTCTAACCAGATGCGGGGTGCGTGCACAAGAACCCCAGGGAATCCATTGCCATGAAACACTCTTTCCCCACATCCAAtagtacatatatatatatatatacttatatgcAATAGTGTATGAATGTTGGTCTGCGTTTCTGTATCTCCACGGGAGtgcgatatatatatatatatatatatatatatatatatatgtaaatcCATCCTTGTGAACGTAGGTCTGTGTCCAGAGGTGTGTGCTGgtgtatatgtttatacCTGTCTCGGTTGACTgttgtttcctgtctctctctctgtgctcgCTGCGCACAGTGTTTCAAGAGATATCGTTTGCGTACGGCACATGGCTCGCGTGAGGCTTCGAGTTCCGCTATTTCTACTCTGAATGTCACATCGGTTTTTTGTTTCCTCAGTTTCAGAATTCAGACAAGTGCGGCCAATGTCGCCACTATAGCATACGCTCTTTCACAGATGCCTATACTCTCACGAGCATGAACTCTCACATTCAAATGTTCTCTTGCAAGTTCCCAGACATGCACTCTATAGATATGCGTACGttctatctctctatatacATCTATGTGTGTCTAAGGTTCGGCGGACGTGTATGTACTTAGTGTGTTAATAGCTGTATCTACTTTAAGATATATACGTAAacgtgtatatgtatatgtgcggATTTCTCCAGACGCGCAGGCCTTTTGTGAGTTGACTGGCTGAGTTTTTTTAGATTTGCGCCGGTTGGAGACGTCGATCCGTCATACACTTTTCAGCTTGgaacgagagcagagacactTTCGAGGTGAGGCGAGACACGTGaggttttctgcgtcttgtGGAAGATTGAACTTGATTTTTCTTGCGATCGGCATGCGCGTCTTTTTCCCCGTCGCTCTGAAAGAGGAGTTTCGGCGCGTTTTTCCATTCCCGctgaggagaggaagaaacagaggagacggaccAACCACGAGCTTCCGTGGGATATCTGTCGGGCCTCTCTTCCGCGCTGTGAAGGGCGGGTGACAACTCAGACGCGCAGGCGGCGCTGTCCCTGTCCTTTGAATTTCGATGACTCTTTACTGTTCGCCATTCTTGTCTACTCTCGTGTGTGATCTGtgctcttcgctctcttttcctgttttGATCTTTGGGAttctctgtcctccttctctcgcttttttcgttcttcctgACTTTTGCTTTTGTCTTCATCGGCTCGTGTCTGTCcagtctctgccttctctttcgtctttgcgaccgccttctgtctctcgccagTTCTTCGTAGGTTGAGTCCTCGTGTCTATTTCGAGCCCCGCAGTTTTgggtcgcttcttctctctgagaaGCCGGCGTTCTTCTTAAAAGAACGAAACGGTCTAGGTCCTGAGAGAACCGGAGGCCGCAGCAGCACTCCACGCTCTCGCCACTTTGCTCTTTCCCTCTGCGGAGGATCCAGGCTCATCGGGATTTGCCTTTCGACTGGGCGTTTTCCTTTGCGGCCGCTCTGTATGcagtcgtcgtcttcgtcgccctgTCCTCCGCTCTCTACTTTGCTTGGAGTCCGGCGTTGCGCACCGTCTCCTACCTGCGAGATGTGAGTTTTCTTCAGATTCTGAGAGCTCTCACACCTTGCTTCGCTTGACAGAATGCATTGGAAGCAGtgtgagaaagagaaacggacaTCTTCCGACGGCTTCTGTCGAGGGTGTTGTATGGAATGCCAGCGGTGAGACGACAAGACTGTCAGAAGAACCAATACTCGAGCGTTCAACGAacgttttgtctccttcttcagctggaCCTCGTTGCGGCCGTCTGCGAGGTCTTCCCCGTCCTTCTcggcgttgcatgcattctCTTGCTCCTACGGCAGCGCGCGTGCTACGAGAAAATCCACGAACGCCGCATGTGAGAAGAAAGCGGTACAAACGCTTGCCTTCAACGTCTCCGCAGTTGCCTGCCCGGTGGTCGCACCTCCCCATTCTCGCTCTTCATCCCCCTTCGCCCCCCTTCCCCCCCACCGACTGCAGTTCCCCATTCAAGTCACACCGTTTTTTTTATCAAGACCTACGCACATGTCACCACAGTTGTAAATCGATTTATGCGAAGAGTTGTGTATGCGTGTGTGGATGCTTCTGTAGAGCTGTCGCTtggtttcttctgtgttgaGGTGCGAGCAAAGAGCGAGAATTCTTCTTTGgctccgtttctcctcagTTACCTCCAGCGGTTGAACATGTCACTCCTGCAGCTGCACCTTTTCTTCGACTACTCGTGAGTTGATTGACTTGGATCCCCGGCTTTTCTGCTGTTCACACTAGTGACGGATAcacacaggaaaaagaaaaaaggcatTTCAGGCTGTTCTCTGCTGAGTGTGCCagcctcttcgtcgcgtttccttctcgttttccagcTGTCACAGCCTCTCCATCTCCGTGATCTCTGTGCAACTCTTCCTCTCTACACAAACGCGAAAGCATCGAAGAGCCGCTCACTCCTCACATACGCCGTCCGTCTC includes:
- a CDS encoding hypothetical protein (encoded by transcript TGME49_294370~Predicted trans-membrane domain (TMHMM2.0):43-62:71-94); this translates as MSAELFPLGEAALPSNQMRDLRRLETSIRHTLFSLEREQRHFRVVVFVALSSALYFAWSPALRTVSYLRDLDLVAAVCEVFPVLLGVACILLLLRQRACYEKIHERRIYLQRLNMSLLQLHLFFDYSSRSLWICRHPVDSTTRVLSRATAQ